Proteins from a genomic interval of Anomalospiza imberbis isolate Cuckoo-Finch-1a 21T00152 chromosome 18, ASM3175350v1, whole genome shotgun sequence:
- the RAB35 gene encoding ras-related protein Rab-35 encodes MARDYDHLFKLLIIGDSGVGKSSLLLRFADNTFSGSYITTIGVDFKIRTVEINGEKVKLQIWDTAGQERFRTITSTYYRGTHGVIVVYDVTSAESFVNVKRWLHEINQNCDDVCRILVGNKNDDPDRKVVETEDAYKFAGQMEIQLFETSAKENINVEEMFNCITELVLRAKKENLAKQQQQQQNDVVKLTKNSKRKKRCC; translated from the exons GTGTGGGCAAGAGCAGTTTGCTGTTGCGTTTTGCAGATAATACCTTCTCAG GCAGCTACATTACCACCATTGGAGTGGATTTTAAAATCCGGACAGTTGAGATCAATGGAGAGAAGGTGAAACTCCAgatctgggacacagctggccAGGAACGCTTCCGGACTATTACATCAAC GTATTACAGAGGAACACATGGGGTCATTGTTGTCTATGACGTAACGAGCGCAGAATCTTTTGTGAATGTGAAACGGTGGTTGCATGAAATTAATCAAAACTGTGATGATGTCTGCAGGATACTAG tGGGCAATAAGAATGATGACCCAGACCGAAAAGTGGTAGAAACAGAAGATGCCTATAAATTTGCTGGGCAGATGGAGATCCAATTGTTTGAGACCAGCgccaaagaaaatattaatgtgGAAGag ATGTTTAATTGCATTACAGAGCTTGTCCTGcgagcaaagaaagaaaacttagcaaagcagcaacagcagcaacagaaCGATGTGGTGAAGCTAACGAAGAACAGTAAAAGGAAGAAGCGGTGCTGCTAA